Proteins encoded together in one Mycobacterium noviomagense window:
- a CDS encoding ABC transporter permease, with product MHYLLTHLNAAWTLTVIHLRLSLIPVLLGLAIALPLGVLVQRRTVLRRLTTVTASVVFTIPSLALFVVLPLIIPTRILDEANVIVALTLYATALLVRAVLEALDAVPAHIRDAATAVGHSAISRIVKVELPLAVPVLVSGLRVVVVTNISMVSVGAVIGIGGLGTWFTEGYQANKSDQIIAGIIAIFALAVVLDMLIMLAGRLATPWERASHPDRRRQVRAPIVGGAR from the coding sequence GTGCACTATTTGCTGACCCACCTCAACGCGGCGTGGACGCTGACCGTCATCCATCTGCGGCTGTCGCTGATCCCGGTGCTGCTCGGGCTGGCGATCGCACTGCCACTGGGTGTGCTGGTGCAGCGCAGGACGGTGCTACGCCGGCTGACAACCGTCACCGCCAGCGTCGTGTTCACCATCCCGTCGCTGGCGCTGTTCGTGGTGCTGCCGTTGATCATCCCGACCCGCATCCTCGACGAAGCCAACGTGATCGTCGCGCTGACCCTCTACGCCACCGCGCTGCTGGTACGCGCGGTGCTCGAAGCGCTCGACGCGGTGCCGGCACACATACGTGACGCCGCCACCGCTGTCGGTCACAGTGCGATCAGCCGGATAGTGAAAGTCGAACTGCCGCTTGCGGTCCCGGTGCTGGTGTCGGGTCTGCGTGTCGTTGTGGTGACCAATATCTCGATGGTCTCGGTGGGTGCGGTGATCGGCATCGGCGGGCTGGGCACCTGGTTCACCGAGGGGTATCAGGCCAACAAGAGCGACCAGATAATCGCGGGCATCATCGCCATCTTCGCGCTCGCGGTAGTACTGGACATGCTGATCATGCTGGCCGGCCGGCTGGCCACGCCGTGGGAACGCGCGTCACATCCGGACAGGCGACGCCAGGTTAGAGCGCCGATCGTCGGTGGGGCGCGATGA
- a CDS encoding ABC transporter ATP-binding protein codes for MISFEKVTKVYGDGTVAVDDLTLEVPRGKLAVFVGPSGCGKTTSMRMINRMIEPTSGTVMVDGADVSIVNPVKLRLGIGYVIQNAGLMPHQRVIDNVATVPILKGQSRRAARTAAYRVLEQVGLDTKLATRYPAQLSGGEQQRVGVARALAADPPILLMDEPFSAVDPVVRRELQREILRLQNELHKTIVFVTHDIDEAVRLADLIAVFGPGGSLQQYDEPARLLSRPANDFVSGFVGLGRGYRWLQRLPADGLPLRDIPRICQSELSEVGDALLQGGWALVVDHDGAPLGWIDADGVQRHRRGASLSESVTAVGSSFRLDGNLSQALDAAISSPSAVGVAVDDVGKVIGGVLATDVLAVVESRRQD; via the coding sequence TTGATCAGCTTCGAGAAGGTCACCAAGGTGTACGGCGACGGCACCGTGGCCGTCGACGACCTGACCCTCGAGGTACCGCGCGGCAAGCTGGCTGTCTTCGTCGGACCGTCCGGCTGCGGCAAGACCACATCGATGCGGATGATCAATCGGATGATCGAGCCGACCTCCGGCACAGTGATGGTCGACGGCGCCGACGTATCCATCGTCAACCCGGTCAAGCTGCGACTCGGTATCGGTTACGTCATCCAAAACGCTGGCCTGATGCCACATCAACGAGTGATCGACAACGTCGCCACCGTGCCGATACTCAAAGGCCAGTCCCGGCGGGCAGCGCGCACGGCCGCCTACCGGGTCCTCGAACAGGTCGGCCTGGATACCAAACTGGCGACCCGCTACCCGGCCCAGCTCTCGGGCGGCGAGCAACAGCGCGTCGGGGTGGCGCGGGCGTTGGCCGCAGACCCGCCGATCCTGTTAATGGACGAGCCGTTCTCCGCAGTCGACCCGGTGGTGCGCAGGGAGTTGCAGCGCGAAATACTGCGCCTGCAAAACGAATTGCACAAGACCATCGTGTTCGTCACACACGACATCGATGAGGCGGTCCGGCTGGCGGATTTGATAGCGGTGTTCGGGCCGGGCGGTTCGCTGCAGCAATACGACGAACCGGCGAGGCTGTTGTCGCGTCCGGCCAACGATTTCGTGTCCGGTTTCGTCGGCCTCGGCCGCGGCTATCGGTGGCTGCAGCGCCTGCCGGCCGACGGGCTGCCCCTGAGAGACATTCCGCGGATCTGCCAGTCCGAGCTTTCTGAGGTCGGCGATGCGCTCCTTCAAGGCGGCTGGGCGCTCGTCGTCGACCACGACGGCGCTCCGTTGGGATGGATCGACGCCGACGGTGTGCAACGGCACCGGCGCGGCGCGTCCTTGTCCGAAAGCGTGACCGCGGTCGGTTCGTCATTCCGCCTCGACGGGAACCTGAGCCAAGCTCTGGACGCGGCGATCTCGTCGCCATCGGCAGTCGGTGTCGCCGTCGACGACGTCGGCAAGGTGATCGGGGGAGTGCTGGCCACCGATGTGCTTGCCGTTGTGGAATCGCGGCGGCAGGACTGA
- a CDS encoding ABC transporter substrate-binding protein: MTMLRRRARGATAVFVVLAWLLAACGNPNPLGAMPGSTKSIVVGSADFLESKVVAEIYAQALQANGFDVGRRLGIGSRETYIPALKDHSIDLVPEYIGNLLLYFQPDAMVTMLDAVELELYKRLPGDLSILTPSPASDTDTVTVTSATAAMWNLKTIADLAPHSAEVKLAAPSAFQTRPAGLPGLRQKYGLDISPANFVAISDGGGPVTVRALVDGTVTAANIFSTSPAIPQNHLVVLEDPEHNFLAGNIVPLVNSQKKSDHLKDVLDAVSAKLTTRGLADLNASVSGNSGVDPDEAARKWVHDNGFDHPMRQ; this comes from the coding sequence ATGACGATGCTGCGGCGGCGCGCGCGGGGCGCGACGGCGGTATTTGTCGTGCTGGCATGGCTCCTGGCGGCTTGCGGCAACCCGAATCCCCTCGGGGCGATGCCTGGCAGCACGAAATCGATCGTCGTCGGCTCTGCCGACTTCCTGGAGTCGAAAGTCGTCGCCGAGATCTACGCACAAGCCTTGCAAGCCAACGGATTCGATGTCGGACGCCGGTTGGGAATCGGCAGCCGCGAAACCTACATTCCGGCATTGAAGGACCATTCCATCGACTTGGTGCCCGAGTACATCGGTAACCTGCTGCTCTACTTTCAACCGGATGCGATGGTCACCATGCTCGATGCCGTCGAGTTGGAGTTGTACAAACGGTTACCCGGCGACTTGTCGATTTTGACGCCGTCACCCGCCTCAGACACCGACACGGTGACAGTCACTTCGGCGACCGCCGCGATGTGGAACCTGAAAACGATCGCCGACCTGGCGCCGCATTCAGCGGAGGTGAAGCTGGCCGCCCCGTCGGCGTTTCAGACCCGACCGGCTGGGCTGCCCGGGCTGCGCCAGAAGTACGGGCTTGATATCAGCCCCGCCAACTTCGTCGCGATCAGCGATGGCGGAGGCCCGGTGACCGTGCGCGCACTGGTGGACGGCACCGTCACCGCCGCCAACATCTTCAGTACCTCGCCGGCCATCCCGCAGAACCACCTGGTGGTACTCGAGGACCCGGAGCACAACTTCCTTGCGGGAAACATTGTGCCGCTTGTCAATTCGCAGAAAAAATCCGATCATCTCAAAGACGTCCTGGACGCGGTGTCGGCCAAGCTGACCACCCGCGGCCTGGCCGACCTCAACGCTTCGGTGTCGGGTAACTCTGGAGTCGACCCCGACGAGGCCGCGCGGAAATGGGTGCACGACAACGGTTTCGACCACCCGATGCGGCAATGA
- a CDS encoding LapA family protein, with product MSSDRPASPDQPHRTTAPAGQVPTAPATPESVRFTRAAALWTALIVGFLILIVLLIFIAQNTASPQFAFLGWRWSMPLGVAILLAAACGGLITVLAGTARIYQLRRAAKRDLMTRR from the coding sequence ATGAGCAGCGATCGCCCCGCATCGCCCGATCAGCCCCATCGAACCACGGCACCCGCCGGCCAAGTGCCCACAGCGCCGGCCACGCCGGAGTCGGTCAGGTTCACCCGCGCCGCTGCGCTGTGGACGGCGCTGATAGTCGGTTTCCTGATTCTGATCGTGCTGCTGATCTTCATCGCCCAGAACACCGCGTCTCCGCAGTTCGCCTTCCTCGGCTGGCGGTGGAGCATGCCACTCGGGGTAGCCATCCTGCTGGCGGCGGCCTGTGGCGGCTTGATCACGGTTCTCGCTGGCACCGCGCGGATCTATCAGCTTCGCCGGGCAGCCAAGCGCGACCTGATGACCCGCCGCTAG
- a CDS encoding IS630 family transposase, with protein MCGREDPDPGTQPHRTGFPDAAGHPGTRHHDYVRHGTSSLYAALDLATGKIIGSLHARHRSQEFLAFLKKIDAEVPADLDCHVVLDNASTHKTPAVKRWLTNHPRFVLHFTPTSSSWLNLVERWFAELTTKKLRRGAHTSVRQLNADIRAWIENWNDDPKPYVWTKTADQILESVANYCKRINDSGH; from the coding sequence GTGTGTGGACGAGAAGACCCAGATCCAGGCACTCAACCGCACCGCACCGGTTTTCCCGATGCTGCCGGGCACCCCGGCACGCGCCACCACGACTACGTCCGTCACGGCACCTCGAGCCTTTATGCAGCCCTGGACCTCGCCACCGGCAAGATCATCGGCTCACTGCACGCCCGCCACCGCTCCCAGGAGTTCCTGGCGTTCCTCAAGAAGATCGACGCCGAGGTGCCCGCCGATCTGGACTGCCACGTCGTGCTCGACAACGCATCCACCCACAAGACGCCCGCGGTGAAGCGTTGGCTGACCAACCATCCGCGCTTTGTGCTGCACTTCACCCCAACCAGCTCATCGTGGCTCAACCTGGTCGAGCGCTGGTTCGCCGAACTGACCACCAAGAAACTGCGCCGCGGTGCCCACACCTCGGTGCGGCAACTCAATGCCGACATCCGCGCGTGGATCGAGAACTGGAACGACGACCCCAAGCCCTACGTCTGGACCAAGACCGCCGACCAAATCCTTGAATCCGTTGCCAACTACTGCAAACGAATTAATGACTCAGGACACTAG
- a CDS encoding histidine phosphatase family protein encodes MQLLLVRHALPLRSEPGQGSDPELSDEGRAQVARLPDALARYPISRVVSSPQRRAIQTAEPVAAARDLAVDIDDRFAEYDRDLPVYIPIEQIRDENPQEWARMAEGHLPSSVDEDAFQARVGAAVDDVVTAADHEDTVAVFSHGGVINVVLHQILGTKRLLSFPIDYVSVTRLLFSRSGQATVVTVNCTEHVWDLLPRNRRW; translated from the coding sequence ATGCAACTGCTTCTGGTCCGGCATGCCTTGCCACTCCGCAGCGAACCCGGCCAGGGATCCGACCCGGAGCTGTCCGACGAGGGGCGGGCACAAGTGGCGCGCCTGCCCGACGCCTTGGCCCGGTACCCGATTTCGCGGGTGGTGAGCAGTCCGCAGCGGCGTGCCATCCAGACCGCAGAACCGGTCGCGGCGGCACGCGATCTAGCCGTCGACATCGATGACCGCTTCGCCGAATATGACCGGGATCTGCCGGTATACATCCCGATCGAGCAGATCCGCGACGAGAACCCCCAAGAGTGGGCTCGCATGGCCGAGGGGCACCTACCGAGTTCGGTCGATGAGGATGCTTTCCAAGCCCGGGTCGGCGCCGCTGTCGACGACGTCGTCACCGCCGCGGATCACGAAGACACCGTGGCAGTGTTCAGCCATGGCGGGGTGATCAACGTGGTGTTGCACCAGATCCTGGGAACCAAGCGGCTGCTGTCATTTCCGATCGACTATGTATCGGTGACCCGGCTATTGTTCTCGCGCTCCGGCCAGGCCACCGTGGTGACTGTCAACTGCACCGAACACGTGTGGGACCTGCTGCCCCGCAACAGGCGCTGGTAA
- a CDS encoding class I SAM-dependent methyltransferase encodes MTQPVDFEFDDVYRGESERLGQGVRPPWSIGEPQPELAALIEAGKFHGDVLDVGCGEAAISLHLAERGYTTVGLDSSPTAIELARREAEKRGLTNASFEVADISSFNGYDGRFGTIVDSTLFHSIPVEAREGYQQSIVRAAEPGASYFVLVFDKAAIPEGPPFAVTEDELRQVVSKYWVVDEIKPARIYANFPEGHTELPGAPRMKIEDAPNGRKSVAAWLLSAHLG; translated from the coding sequence ATGACTCAACCAGTAGATTTTGAATTCGACGACGTTTACCGCGGGGAATCCGAGCGCCTGGGGCAGGGAGTGCGCCCGCCATGGAGCATCGGGGAACCCCAGCCGGAGCTTGCCGCGTTGATCGAGGCCGGCAAGTTTCACGGCGACGTGCTCGACGTCGGCTGCGGGGAAGCCGCCATTTCGCTTCATCTCGCCGAACGCGGCTACACCACGGTCGGGCTGGACTCGTCACCGACCGCCATCGAGCTGGCCCGCCGTGAGGCGGAGAAGCGCGGCCTGACCAACGCCAGCTTCGAGGTGGCCGACATCAGTTCGTTCAACGGATATGACGGGCGGTTCGGCACCATCGTCGATAGCACCTTGTTCCATTCCATCCCGGTCGAGGCACGCGAGGGATACCAGCAGTCGATTGTCCGTGCCGCCGAACCGGGGGCCTCCTACTTCGTGCTGGTCTTCGACAAGGCCGCGATCCCGGAAGGACCACCGTTTGCGGTCACCGAAGACGAACTGCGACAGGTGGTCTCGAAGTACTGGGTAGTCGACGAGATCAAACCGGCCCGCATCTATGCCAATTTTCCCGAAGGCCACACGGAGCTACCAGGTGCACCGCGCATGAAAATCGAGGACGCACCCAACGGTCGCAAATCCGTTGCGGCCTGGCTGTTATCGGCACACCTGGGCTGA
- a CDS encoding MarR family winged helix-turn-helix transcriptional regulator: MFDMDEYEDQPLGYLLYRVMTVLRPQVMAALGPVGIGLPEFVCLRVLSMFPGQSNAELARATNVSPQAMNLVLRGLQDIGAVTRPDTVSSGRALPARLTSKGRALLKRAEAAVHVADERLLAHLTVAERREFKRLLHAVGSQPADGAAPSSPCSS, from the coding sequence ATGTTTGACATGGACGAGTACGAGGATCAGCCGTTGGGCTATCTGCTCTACCGCGTGATGACGGTGCTGCGGCCCCAGGTGATGGCGGCGCTGGGGCCAGTCGGGATCGGCTTACCGGAATTCGTGTGCCTGCGAGTTCTGTCCATGTTCCCGGGCCAATCCAACGCCGAGCTGGCCCGGGCCACGAATGTGTCGCCGCAAGCGATGAACCTGGTGCTGCGCGGACTTCAGGACATCGGCGCGGTGACACGGCCAGATACGGTGTCGTCCGGCCGCGCGCTGCCGGCCCGGCTCACCAGCAAGGGCCGAGCGCTGCTGAAGCGCGCCGAAGCGGCCGTGCACGTTGCCGACGAGCGACTCCTGGCCCACCTCACGGTCGCCGAGCGCCGGGAATTCAAGCGGCTACTGCACGCAGTGGGTTCGCAACCGGCCGATGGCGCCGCCCCTTCGTCGCCCTGCTCGAGTTAG
- a CDS encoding phosphotransferase family protein, with protein sequence MAVAGGPQLDPGVLGRWLDAHHAPGDGEEPVLEPLTGGSQNTLYLIQRGGERMVLRMPGPRADAARIDGLLREIRLVRALSGTDVPHAELIAANDAGDLLGMPFYVMRAIDGWSPMDGGWPPPFDTDLEARRGLAFELVGGAAKLGRVDWRARGLEGFGRPDGFHERQVDRWLAFLDAYKVRELPGLDEAADWLRRNRPAHYTPGIMHGDYQFANVMFAHRPPAKLAAIVDWEMTTVGDPLLDLAWCLLGYDGEHPRTDGFYLDLTGMPTRSELLEHYEKISGLSTENIDYYLILANWKLGIVLEKTYAAGVRTGKVDSKITEAFGPMILQLIATAAELARSLPTRA encoded by the coding sequence ATGGCGGTGGCGGGCGGACCCCAACTGGACCCGGGGGTGTTGGGTCGCTGGCTGGACGCCCACCACGCGCCCGGGGACGGAGAGGAGCCCGTCCTGGAGCCGCTGACCGGCGGTTCCCAGAACACGCTCTACCTGATTCAGCGCGGCGGCGAACGCATGGTGTTGCGGATGCCCGGACCCCGGGCCGACGCGGCCCGCATCGACGGCCTGCTGCGCGAGATCCGACTGGTGCGGGCGCTGTCCGGCACCGATGTGCCACATGCCGAGCTGATCGCCGCCAACGACGCCGGCGATCTGCTCGGCATGCCTTTCTATGTCATGCGGGCGATCGACGGGTGGAGCCCGATGGACGGCGGTTGGCCCCCGCCGTTCGATACCGACCTAGAAGCCCGCCGAGGACTGGCGTTCGAACTCGTCGGCGGCGCAGCCAAGTTGGGCCGGGTGGACTGGCGCGCCCGAGGTCTGGAGGGCTTCGGCCGCCCGGACGGGTTCCACGAGCGGCAGGTCGATCGCTGGCTGGCATTCCTGGATGCGTATAAAGTCCGCGAGCTGCCGGGCCTCGACGAAGCCGCCGACTGGCTGCGCCGCAACCGGCCCGCGCACTACACCCCGGGCATCATGCACGGCGACTATCAGTTCGCCAACGTGATGTTCGCGCACAGGCCGCCGGCCAAGCTGGCCGCGATCGTCGATTGGGAGATGACCACGGTCGGCGACCCGCTGCTGGACCTGGCTTGGTGTCTGCTGGGCTATGACGGCGAACACCCGCGGACCGACGGCTTTTACCTCGACCTGACCGGCATGCCCACCCGCAGCGAATTGCTCGAGCACTACGAGAAGATCAGCGGGCTTTCCACCGAGAACATCGACTATTACCTGATTCTGGCGAACTGGAAGCTGGGCATCGTGCTGGAGAAGACCTACGCTGCCGGAGTGCGGACCGGCAAGGTGGACTCGAAGATCACCGAGGCGTTCGGGCCCATGATCCTGCAACTGATCGCGACGGCTGCCGAGCTGGCCCGGTCGCTGCCGACGAGGGCGTGA
- a CDS encoding SDR family NAD(P)-dependent oxidoreductase: MGYAEQLFDLTDRVVLITGGSRGLGREMAFGVARCGADVVIASRKMDNCVATAKEIEAETGRPAMPYGVHVGRWNELDGLVDATYERFGKVDVLINNAGMSPIYDKLTDVTEKLFDAVVNLNLKGPFRLSALVGERMVAAGRGSIINVSTAGSLRPTPDIIPYAAAKAGLNAMTEALAKAFGPAVRVNTLMAGPFLTDVSKAWNLEQATQKPFAHLSLQRAGDPAEIVGAALFLASDASSFTTGSILRADGGIP; this comes from the coding sequence ATGGGTTACGCCGAGCAGCTTTTCGACCTCACCGATCGCGTGGTGTTGATCACCGGCGGCAGTCGGGGGCTGGGCCGGGAAATGGCGTTCGGGGTCGCCCGCTGCGGCGCCGACGTGGTGATTGCCAGCCGCAAGATGGATAACTGTGTGGCCACTGCCAAGGAAATCGAGGCCGAGACGGGGCGTCCCGCGATGCCCTATGGCGTGCATGTGGGTCGATGGAATGAGCTCGACGGCTTGGTCGATGCGACGTATGAACGGTTCGGCAAGGTCGACGTATTGATCAACAACGCCGGCATGTCGCCGATTTACGACAAGCTCACAGATGTCACCGAGAAGCTGTTCGACGCGGTGGTCAACCTCAACCTCAAGGGCCCGTTTCGATTGTCGGCTTTGGTTGGTGAGCGCATGGTCGCGGCCGGCCGCGGGTCGATCATCAACGTCAGCACTGCGGGCTCGCTTCGCCCGACACCGGACATCATCCCGTACGCGGCGGCCAAGGCCGGTCTCAACGCGATGACCGAGGCGCTGGCCAAGGCGTTCGGACCGGCGGTGCGGGTCAACACGCTGATGGCCGGACCGTTTCTGACCGATGTCAGCAAGGCCTGGAATCTGGAGCAGGCGACGCAGAAGCCGTTTGCTCACCTATCGCTGCAACGGGCCGGTGACCCGGCTGAAATCGTGGGCGCTGCTTTGTTTTTGGCGTCGGACGCATCAAGCTTCACCACCGGCTCGATTCTGCGGGCCGACGGCGGGATCCCCTAG
- a CDS encoding acyl-CoA dehydrogenase family protein has translation MAWDFSTEPEFEKKLDWIREFVREEVEPLEVLFPGCEFLPLGDERRKIVDPLKQQVRDQGLWAPHLGPELGGQGFGAVKLALINEILGRSPWAPIVFGTQAPDTGNAEILARFGTQAQKDRYLAGLLSGEIFSCFSMTEPQGGADPRVFTTRAARDGDDWVITGRKYFSSNASVASFFIVVAITDPDVPVHRGASTFLVPAGTPGLVVEATHHLAGAHPHEPGHSLVRYDGVRVSADALLGEPGQGFLILQSRLAGGRLHHAMRSIGVAQRAIDMMARRAKSRFTQGSSLADKQLVQAFIADSYAELIPFRLTVLHAAWLIDTAGEHAARTEIAVCKILASQVLKSIGLRAIQVHGALGLTDQLPLTNVLLGGVALGLADGPTEAHKVNLARMLLKNYEAEDPEWPSELLDKRVEAARAKYGGLVDRVPALPDS, from the coding sequence ATGGCCTGGGATTTCTCCACTGAACCGGAATTCGAGAAGAAGCTCGACTGGATCCGCGAGTTCGTCCGCGAAGAAGTGGAGCCCCTCGAGGTGCTGTTCCCCGGCTGCGAATTCCTGCCACTGGGCGACGAGCGCCGCAAAATCGTCGACCCGCTCAAACAGCAAGTCCGCGACCAAGGGCTCTGGGCACCGCACCTCGGTCCGGAACTCGGCGGTCAAGGCTTCGGCGCGGTCAAGCTGGCGCTGATCAACGAGATCCTGGGCCGCAGCCCCTGGGCGCCAATCGTGTTCGGAACACAAGCACCCGACACTGGCAACGCCGAGATCCTGGCCCGCTTCGGCACCCAAGCGCAGAAGGACCGCTACCTGGCCGGGCTGCTGTCCGGGGAGATCTTCTCCTGCTTCTCGATGACGGAGCCGCAAGGCGGCGCCGATCCGCGGGTTTTCACCACGCGTGCCGCGCGCGACGGAGATGACTGGGTGATCACAGGGCGAAAGTACTTCTCCTCCAACGCCTCTGTGGCCTCGTTCTTCATCGTCGTCGCGATCACGGACCCCGATGTGCCGGTCCATCGCGGGGCGTCGACCTTCTTGGTTCCGGCAGGGACACCGGGCCTGGTCGTCGAAGCCACCCACCATTTGGCCGGTGCCCATCCGCACGAGCCCGGTCATTCGCTGGTGCGCTACGACGGGGTGCGGGTGTCGGCGGACGCGCTGCTCGGCGAGCCCGGCCAGGGTTTCTTGATCCTGCAGAGCCGGCTGGCCGGCGGCCGGCTGCATCACGCGATGCGCTCCATCGGCGTCGCCCAGCGCGCCATCGACATGATGGCCCGCCGCGCGAAAAGCCGCTTCACCCAAGGCAGCTCGTTGGCCGACAAGCAGCTGGTGCAGGCATTCATCGCCGACTCCTACGCCGAGCTGATACCGTTCCGGCTCACCGTGCTGCACGCCGCGTGGCTGATCGACACCGCCGGCGAGCACGCCGCCCGCACCGAGATCGCGGTCTGCAAGATCTTGGCGTCGCAAGTGCTCAAATCGATCGGGTTGCGCGCCATCCAGGTACACGGCGCACTGGGGCTGACCGATCAGCTGCCCTTGACCAACGTGCTTCTTGGCGGCGTGGCGCTCGGTCTGGCCGACGGCCCCACCGAGGCGCACAAGGTCAACCTCGCCCGGATGCTGCTGAAGAACTACGAGGCAGAGGATCCCGAATGGCCCAGCGAATTGCTGGACAAGCGCGTGGAAGCGGCCCGGGCGAAGTATGGCGGCCTCGTCGATCGCGTTCCGGCGCTGCCTGATTCGTGA
- a CDS encoding TetR/AcrR family transcriptional regulator, translating to MNSRVAAAVERALDDRQREATEEVERILAAAVRVMERVAPEPPRVSDIVAEAGSSNKAFYRYFAGKDDLILAVMERGVAIVVSYLAHQMAKESKPQDKIARWIEGTLAQVADPHLISMSRAAAGQMSASVDVDQIMRPLRDLLTEPVSALGGSERDADAVFLCTAAAMRRYVGSADRPSRDDIRHLVRFCLRGLGVT from the coding sequence ATGAACAGCCGAGTCGCTGCCGCGGTGGAACGGGCGCTCGACGACCGTCAGCGCGAGGCCACCGAGGAAGTCGAGCGCATCCTGGCCGCCGCCGTGCGGGTGATGGAACGCGTCGCACCTGAGCCGCCGCGCGTCAGCGACATCGTCGCCGAAGCCGGATCGTCGAACAAAGCGTTCTACCGATACTTCGCCGGCAAGGACGATCTCATCCTGGCGGTCATGGAGCGCGGGGTGGCGATCGTCGTCTCATATCTTGCGCACCAGATGGCCAAAGAGTCCAAGCCGCAAGACAAGATCGCGCGCTGGATCGAGGGCACGCTCGCGCAGGTCGCCGACCCGCATCTGATCAGCATGAGCCGCGCAGCAGCGGGACAGATGTCGGCCAGCGTGGATGTCGACCAGATCATGCGACCGCTGCGTGACCTGCTGACCGAACCGGTCTCCGCGCTGGGGGGTTCCGAGCGGGACGCCGACGCGGTATTTCTCTGCACCGCCGCAGCGATGCGACGATATGTGGGCTCGGCCGACCGCCCCAGCCGCGATGACATCCGGCATTTGGTGCGATTCTGTCTGCGCGGCTTGGGCGTAACCTGA
- a CDS encoding NADPH:quinone oxidoreductase family protein, which yields MRAVVCRRYGPPEDLVLEEVPDPTPAAGELVVRVRAAAVNFPDVLLIDGKYQIQIPVPFTPGSELAGEVAAVGDGDGFAPGDRVSGTAFVGAFAEQALLRAESVSAIPEGVDFAAAAAFGVTYRTAYHALRSIGQVAEGDWVVVLGAAGGVGLAAVDLAVAMKARVLAAASSPEKLEVCRQRGAEAIVDYERDDLRARIRELTGGGARVVIDPVGGRYSEPALRGLGRGGVFVTLGYAAGEIPAIRLNLVLLKGITISGMEIRTFHEDHPAEAARDMGELHQMFADGRIRPYIGARFSLAETAAALRYVADRKAIGKVVIDVD from the coding sequence ATGCGGGCTGTTGTCTGCCGTCGATACGGGCCGCCCGAGGATCTCGTCCTCGAAGAGGTTCCTGACCCGACGCCCGCTGCGGGCGAGCTGGTCGTCCGGGTCCGCGCCGCGGCCGTGAACTTCCCGGATGTGCTGCTGATCGACGGCAAATACCAAATCCAGATTCCCGTGCCGTTCACTCCAGGCAGTGAACTGGCCGGTGAGGTGGCAGCGGTCGGCGACGGTGACGGCTTCGCTCCGGGCGACCGGGTGAGTGGTACCGCGTTCGTGGGCGCGTTCGCCGAGCAGGCGCTGCTTCGCGCCGAGTCGGTGTCGGCGATACCGGAGGGCGTCGACTTTGCCGCGGCGGCTGCGTTCGGTGTCACCTATCGCACCGCTTACCACGCGCTGCGCTCGATTGGTCAAGTGGCCGAAGGTGATTGGGTGGTCGTGCTCGGCGCCGCCGGCGGGGTGGGGTTGGCGGCCGTCGATTTGGCGGTCGCGATGAAGGCTCGGGTGCTGGCGGCGGCGTCCAGTCCGGAAAAACTCGAGGTGTGCCGGCAGCGCGGCGCCGAGGCGATTGTCGACTACGAGCGCGACGATCTGCGAGCGCGGATCCGTGAGCTCACCGGTGGCGGTGCCCGGGTGGTGATCGATCCGGTCGGTGGACGGTATTCCGAGCCCGCGCTGCGGGGTCTGGGTCGTGGCGGGGTGTTCGTCACCCTGGGATATGCGGCGGGCGAGATTCCCGCTATCCGGTTGAACCTTGTTCTGCTTAAAGGCATCACGATCAGCGGTATGGAGATCCGCACCTTCCATGAAGACCACCCGGCCGAAGCCGCCCGCGACATGGGCGAGCTACATCAGATGTTCGCCGACGGCCGGATCCGGCCCTACATCGGCGCGCGCTTCTCTTTAGCCGAGACCGCCGCAGCGTTACGGTATGTGGCCGACCGCAAGGCGATCGGCAAAGTGGTCATCGACGTCGATTGA
- a CDS encoding lipoprotein LpqH gives MIVAAVAGCASGGGQKVSTSGHAKVVVDGQDQNVNGPVTCQKAGGQLQIGIGQPGSPNNVAVQATDADPPAIHQISLGKVNGVQLAYQQGSPGASASATKDGSGYKFSGTATGMNPSDPMAGMVSKPFEVDVTCP, from the coding sequence ATGATCGTCGCAGCCGTTGCTGGTTGTGCCAGCGGCGGCGGCCAGAAGGTCAGCACTTCTGGGCATGCCAAGGTAGTGGTCGATGGCCAAGACCAGAACGTCAACGGTCCGGTCACCTGTCAGAAGGCTGGCGGCCAGCTGCAAATCGGGATCGGTCAGCCCGGTTCTCCCAATAATGTCGCGGTGCAAGCCACCGACGCGGATCCGCCTGCCATTCACCAGATCTCGCTCGGCAAAGTCAACGGCGTTCAGCTCGCGTATCAGCAGGGCAGCCCCGGGGCCAGCGCTTCAGCCACCAAGGACGGCAGCGGCTACAAGTTCAGCGGGACGGCGACCGGCATGAACCCGTCCGATCCGATGGCGGGGATGGTGAGCAAGCCCTTCGAGGTGGACGTGACCTGCCCGTAG